The Spirosoma foliorum genome has a window encoding:
- a CDS encoding cyclase family protein codes for MNRFEISEHTSTHVDGLNHIGITYKGQFIDTMHFSLFYTEGICLGFSHQG; via the coding sequence GTGAACCGATTCGAAATCAGTGAGCATACCAGTACGCATGTCGATGGATTGAATCATATTGGAATTACGTACAAAGGTCAATTCATTGATACAATGCACTTTTCCCTGTTTTATACGGAAGGGATCTGTTTAGGTTTCTCTCACCAAGGATAA
- a CDS encoding DUF7619 domain-containing protein has product MKVLLKAIDGLDRFKGGLEMENACGQIVPQAKRENPVNVPVINAQDPNDKLGPIGVNVSHYISAKDTLGYLIRFENYATATADAQYVQILDTLARTKFDFATF; this is encoded by the coding sequence ATGAAGGTTCTGTTAAAAGCTATTGATGGGTTAGATAGATTCAAGGGTGGGCTGGAAATGGAAAATGCTTGTGGACAAATCGTTCCCCAGGCCAAAAGAGAAAATCCAGTTAATGTGCCTGTTATAAATGCTCAAGACCCTAATGACAAATTAGGGCCCATTGGTGTGAATGTATCGCATTACATCAGTGCGAAGGATACCCTAGGTTATCTAATTCGATTTGAAAATTATGCTACCGCTACCGCAGATGCCCAATATGTACAAATACTGGATACATTAGCTCGGACCAAGTTTGATTTCGCTACGTTTTAA
- a CDS encoding transposase → MEKAIQELIEGDIVLKAQVERLTAIKGLALLSVAVLIAETNGFENFANQRQLVSYAGYDVVENHGAARAVGQSIR, encoded by the coding sequence TTGGAGAAGGCAATCCAGGAGTTAATCGAGGGTGATATCGTTCTAAAAGCACAAGTTGAGCGGCTGACGGCTATCAAAGGCCTAGCCCTGCTGTCAGTAGCGGTACTGATCGCCGAAACCAATGGGTTTGAAAACTTTGCCAATCAACGCCAACTCGTCAGTTATGCGGGCTATGACGTGGTAGAAAATCACGGGGCCGCCCGTGCGGTCGGGCAATCGATCAGGTAA
- a CDS encoding IS110 family transposase codes for MQLLRYCVGLDISKDSLQVCLSVIDSDGRVVIKGSTKVANKLAAFAQLEHWVGKHRKADGLPLRYVMESTGGYHEAIAWYLYQKDQSVCILLPNKAKHYLKSLGYNRAAGAVQE; via the coding sequence ATGCAACTACTGCGCTATTGTGTTGGCTTGGACATCAGTAAGGACTCTCTTCAAGTCTGCCTCTCAGTAATCGATTCCGATGGTCGAGTAGTGATCAAAGGATCAACTAAAGTAGCCAACAAACTGGCTGCTTTTGCCCAATTAGAACACTGGGTTGGTAAGCATCGAAAAGCGGATGGTTTACCATTGCGCTATGTAATGGAGTCGACAGGGGGTTATCATGAGGCCATAGCCTGGTACCTCTATCAGAAGGATCAGTCGGTCTGTATCTTGCTTCCCAACAAGGCAAAACACTACCTCAAAAGCCTAGGCTACAACCGGGCAGCCGGCGCTGTCCAAGAATGA
- a CDS encoding helix-turn-helix domain-containing protein encodes MNEHTQTIAQTFAAPEGLTEVFRHIYYMKHPREATCQSLQLFPHYEMMLVFNFGPPISVSVADHTSLVERVAILGPLDRVLTYELLPESEVMVIVFTLNGFYRLLGKPIHPLRTETENQVAVPVTYLTYLDLWENLVQLPSIADRAELLMTYIQLHVAPEDTAWLLDEASLFSNLAIDPIKIIAQNRRLSARSVQLRLRNMVGFSAKEIARFIRFKNVIAHLVKEHPRLPDWADLVVQHGYHDQPHLIRDFQRYLGLSPTDFVNQLAEQPICITQPGKHY; translated from the coding sequence ATGAATGAGCATACTCAGACAATAGCGCAAACCTTTGCGGCACCTGAAGGGCTGACGGAGGTATTCAGGCATATCTATTACATGAAGCATCCTAGAGAAGCGACCTGTCAGTCCCTTCAGTTGTTTCCCCATTACGAGATGATGCTGGTGTTTAATTTTGGGCCGCCCATATCAGTATCCGTCGCCGATCATACCTCGCTAGTGGAACGGGTGGCCATCCTGGGTCCATTAGACCGTGTACTAACTTATGAACTGTTGCCAGAGTCGGAGGTCATGGTCATCGTGTTCACCCTGAACGGGTTTTACCGGCTGCTGGGCAAACCCATTCACCCGCTACGAACCGAAACAGAAAATCAGGTGGCCGTTCCAGTAACTTACCTAACCTACCTGGACTTGTGGGAAAATCTGGTTCAACTACCCTCCATTGCCGACCGGGCGGAGTTACTAATGACTTATATCCAGCTGCATGTCGCCCCTGAGGACACGGCTTGGTTGCTCGATGAGGCTTCGCTATTCAGTAATCTGGCGATTGATCCGATCAAGATCATTGCCCAAAATCGTCGTCTTTCAGCCCGGTCGGTCCAACTGCGGTTACGAAACATGGTGGGCTTTTCGGCCAAAGAGATAGCCCGCTTTATTCGGTTCAAAAACGTGATCGCTCACCTGGTAAAGGAGCACCCCAGACTACCCGATTGGGCCGATCTGGTAGTCCAGCATGGCTACCACGATCAACCCCACCTGATTCGGGATTTTCAACGCTACCTGGGTCTCAGCCCGACCGACTTTGTCAATCAATTGGCTGAGCAACCCATCTGTATTACGCAGCCCGGTAAGCACTATTAA
- a CDS encoding carboxypeptidase-like regulatory domain-containing protein encodes MKPITRLLLAAGLICLAACSKPAGESISPDQPSSPQAGYAMGTVRDAQGKPIKGAEITINNTGGVVNNLIGYSDDNGNYKIKLSTGGGPLIGSYYVRGHVAVTYLNYPFKLALFVEDDSAFSPEEGAVKNLKLQIAGQRSNFGDSGWYGGTIEVDNHTSNSHFPDIEVTLEPVGPLVDGSVGETQVARPDWLYSYNVPVGQYKITARDVAQNKALAVKNYFYDEGYQASAMGVFEPILTGSDRYQLVIDVTDL; translated from the coding sequence ATGAAACCAATAACACGCTTACTGCTTGCAGCTGGTCTGATCTGCCTGGCTGCCTGTTCAAAACCTGCGGGCGAATCTATTTCGCCCGATCAGCCGTCTTCACCCCAGGCAGGTTATGCAATGGGTACCGTTCGTGACGCACAGGGAAAACCCATCAAAGGAGCCGAGATTACGATCAATAATACTGGCGGGGTCGTAAACAATCTGATTGGCTATTCCGATGACAACGGGAATTACAAAATAAAGCTCAGCACCGGTGGAGGTCCATTGATTGGATCTTACTATGTGCGTGGTCACGTTGCAGTTACCTACTTAAATTATCCGTTCAAACTGGCGCTATTTGTTGAAGACGACAGCGCATTTTCGCCTGAAGAAGGGGCGGTAAAAAACCTCAAGCTGCAGATTGCCGGTCAACGCTCGAACTTCGGTGACAGTGGCTGGTACGGCGGAACGATTGAAGTGGATAATCACACCAGTAATTCACATTTCCCGGATATTGAAGTGACGCTGGAACCCGTTGGACCATTGGTAGACGGCAGTGTCGGCGAAACACAGGTAGCCCGTCCCGACTGGCTTTACTCTTACAACGTTCCGGTAGGTCAGTATAAAATCACTGCGCGTGACGTAGCCCAAAACAAGGCACTGGCGGTTAAAAATTACTTCTACGATGAGGGGTATCAGGCATCTGCGATGGGCGTTTTTGAACCCATCCTTACGGGGTCTGACCGCTATCAGTTAGTGATCGATGTAACTGACCTGTAA
- a CDS encoding NAD-dependent epimerase/dehydratase family protein, giving the protein MALHTLIGANGTIANALIPVLQANQQTIRLVSRKPKAVTGAQTVAASALNRDELMKAVAGSEVVYLLIGIDYKADVWQRDWPLIMQNTIAACQAANAKLIFFDDVYMYGRVKGPITEETPYRPSSRKGKVRAGVATMLQQAMQAGQVRASIARAVDFYGPGVSDKSAPGIYVFSNLKKGNRAQWPINANVPRSFNYTPDAAQALYLLATREEALGQVWHLPTPQPALTGREFVELSARAMNTSNKLFVLPKWMLKAIGWFNPFMKEAYEMNYQDEFAFQFDSSKFELAFNYRPTSYEEGIKVTAAWFQDR; this is encoded by the coding sequence ATGGCCTTACATACTCTCATCGGTGCCAATGGCACCATCGCCAATGCCCTGATCCCCGTTCTACAAGCCAATCAACAAACCATTCGACTGGTATCCCGTAAACCCAAAGCCGTTACCGGGGCCCAAACCGTTGCTGCCAGTGCGCTCAACCGCGACGAACTGATGAAGGCCGTTGCCGGTTCTGAGGTTGTGTATCTGCTGATTGGCATCGACTATAAGGCCGATGTCTGGCAACGTGACTGGCCCCTCATTATGCAGAACACCATAGCCGCCTGCCAAGCCGCAAACGCCAAACTCATTTTTTTTGACGACGTGTATATGTATGGTCGGGTGAAGGGGCCAATTACGGAAGAAACGCCCTATCGTCCAAGCAGTCGAAAAGGTAAAGTCCGGGCGGGGGTGGCGACGATGCTTCAGCAGGCGATGCAGGCGGGTCAGGTTCGGGCCAGTATTGCGCGAGCGGTGGACTTTTATGGGCCTGGCGTGAGCGACAAGAGCGCCCCCGGCATCTACGTGTTCAGCAACCTGAAAAAAGGCAACCGAGCGCAGTGGCCCATTAACGCCAACGTACCCCGCTCGTTCAATTACACGCCCGACGCGGCTCAGGCTTTGTACTTGCTGGCCACCCGTGAGGAGGCCCTTGGTCAGGTTTGGCACTTACCTACTCCCCAACCCGCCCTGACCGGCCGTGAGTTTGTCGAGCTGTCGGCTCGTGCCATGAACACATCCAACAAGCTGTTTGTGTTACCCAAATGGATGCTGAAGGCCATTGGTTGGTTCAATCCGTTTATGAAGGAAGCCTATGAGATGAATTATCAGGACGAGTTTGCTTTCCAGTTTGATTCCTCCAAATTTGAACTGGCGTTTAATTATAGGCCGACTTCCTACGAAGAGGGGATTAAGGTGACGGCCGCGTGGTTTCAAGATCGGTGA
- a CDS encoding DUF7619 domain-containing protein, with product MEWTTDPILGFLPPNHRAPEGEGGIFFTVAPKADLSANTTIANRSSIVFDYNLPIVTLVWRNAVDKTTPTSQVAALPTTVQSTTFTIQWSGQDIGSGVRLYNLYVATNNGPYKLPKTRRYLV from the coding sequence ATGGAGTGGACCACTGATCCCATCCTGGGCTTTCTACCCCCGAATCATAGGGCTCCTGAAGGCGAAGGAGGAATTTTCTTCACAGTTGCTCCAAAGGCTGATCTATCTGCTAATACGACTATTGCGAATCGATCATCGATCGTTTTTGACTATAATCTTCCTATTGTGACTCTGGTTTGGCGTAATGCCGTGGATAAAACTACACCGACGAGTCAAGTAGCGGCTTTACCGACTACTGTGCAAAGTACTACGTTTACGATCCAGTGGAGTGGACAGGATATAGGCTCGGGCGTTCGCCTTTACAATCTTTACGTAGCCACAAATAATGGTCCCTATAAACTACCCAAAACACGACGCTATCTAGTCTAA